From a region of the Alnus glutinosa chromosome 1, dhAlnGlut1.1, whole genome shotgun sequence genome:
- the LOC133873285 gene encoding auxin-responsive protein IAA13-like gives MDGTLGLLGGSGGGGSPGASTNESTVSKVEVVEQDFVGMSSEASSYPAEAELELGLGLSLGGGGGGGAVKSKACTWGERGRILTAKDFPSVVSHGSSVPSRFTDRATAASVGPVSGTKRAADSVSQEGGSPTAVSQVVGWPPIRAYRMNSLVNQAKSQRAEEDKMIREKDKSRDASKKKIYTKADPTAKEKCHLGFVKVNMDGVPIGRKVDLNAHSCYETLAQMLEDMFFRPTTTVSSIGGEKDQSTKASSSKLLDGSSEFVLTYEDKEGDWMLVGDVPWGMFLTSVKRLRIMRTSEANGLGPRFQERNDRQRSKPI, from the exons ATGGATGGTACTCTTGGTTTACTAGGCGGTAGTGGAGGTGGTGGTTCTCCTGGGGCCTCCACGAATGAGTCCACTGTGTCAAAGGTGGAGGTGGTGGAGCAAGATTTTGTGGGCATGTCATCTGAGGCATCCTCGTACCCGGCTGAGGCTGAGCTGGAGCTGGGTCTTGGTCTGAGCctaggtggtggtggtggtggtggtgctgTGAAGTCCAAGGCTTGCACATGGGGTGAGCGTGGACGTATCTTGACTGCCAAAGACTTTCCTTCTGTGGTCTCTCATGGTTCCTCTGTACCTTCTCGGTTCACAGACAGAGCTACTGCTGCTTCTGTTGGTCCTGTTTCTGGGACCAAGAGAGCTGCCGACTCTGTTTCTCAAGAGGGTGGATCTCCTACTGCTGTCAG TCAGGTTGTGGGATGGCCACCCATAAGGGCTTATAGGATGAACAGCTTAGTTAATCAAGCAAAGAGTCAGAGGGCTGAAGAAGATAAGATGATTCGCGAGAAAGATAAATCCAGGgatgcttcaaagaagaaaatttataCCAAGGCTGATCCTACTGCTAAAGAAAAATGTCATCTTGGGTTTGTGAAAGTGAATATGGATGGAGTTCCAATAGGAAGGAAGGTTGATTTGAATGCTCATTCTTGCTATGAGACTTTAGCCCAAATGCTGGAGGACATGTTCTTTAGGCCCACCACAACTGTCAGTTCGATTG GTGGAGAGAAGGACCAATCAACAAAGGCCTCTAGCTCTAAGCTTTTGGATGGTTCATCTGAATTTGTGCTCACTTATGAAGATAAAGAGGGAGACTGGATGCTTGTAGGAGATGTTCCATGGGG GATGTTCCTTACCTCTGTGAAACGGCTCCGAATCATGAGAACCTCTGAGGCTAATGGACTTG GTCCAAGATTTCAAGAAAGGAATGACAGACAAAGAAGCAAGCCCATATGA
- the LOC133873294 gene encoding nuclear transport factor 2-like translates to MATPFPVPVTAAQVGTYFVGHYYQVLQQQPDFVHQFYSDASTVLRIDGNTRETAATMLQIYSLVMSLSYTGIEIKTAHSLESWNGGVLVMVSGLVQIKDFSGKRKFVQTFFLAPQEKGYFVLNDIFHFIDDEPVRHHPAVLLGHSNLDSKLNAPSTIPDPVSNYLLGGEIQAREFVAPTEVKENGLVDNYSFSEQRLQQVPESEHMLENNAAEESNGLLQNTVNAVQDHLLPAVEEPVGEPQKHTYASILRVAKGQPTQAVASQPSANKNAPVTTEWDHTSQPTTQQSIMPFNSFERPIAEMAEEVPTMEYEDEIRSVYVRNLPPTVSASEIEEEFKNFGRLSDEGVVIRSRKDVGVCYAFVEFEDMTGVQNAIKVGSLQIAGRQVYIEERRPNSNIPSRGARRGRGRGSYQTEAPRGRFGSRVFGRGSGYDGGDRDYIRPRGNGFYRPGPRQDRGFSGHPVSRTGQNPSDPFN, encoded by the exons ATGGCCACGCCCTTTCCCGTTCCGGTCACAGCTGCTCAG GTCGGAACGTACTTTGTGGGGCACTACTACCAGGTTCTGCAGCAGCAGCCGGACTTTGTGCACCAGTTCTACTCCGATGCCAGTACCGTGCTTCGTATCGACGGAAACACGCGCGAGACCGCCGCTACAATGCTC CAAATCTACTCCCTTGTTATGTCACTCAGTTATACAGGAATTGAAATCAAGACAGCACATTCTCTGGAATCCTGGAATGGAGGTGTCCTTGTGATGGTCTCGGGCTTGGTGCAAATTAAGGATTTCAGTGGAAAGAGGAAATTTGTGCAGACATTTTTCCTTGCACCTCAGGAAAAAGGCTATTTTGTGCTTAATGATATTTTTCACTTCATTGATGATGAGCCAGTTCGCCACCATCCAGCTGTCTTATTAGGCCATAGCAATCTCGATTCCAAATTAAATGCTCCTTCTACTATTCCAGATCCAG TGTCCAATTATTTGCTGGGTGGGGAAATCCAGGCAAGAGAGTTTGTGGCTCCTACTGAGGTCAAAGAAAATGGTCTAGTTGACAATTATAGTTTTTCAGAGCAACGATTGCAGCAAGTCCCCGAGTCTGAACACATGCTCGAGAACAATGCTGCAGAAGAGTCAAATGGTTTACTTCAGAATACAGTGAATGCTGTACAAGACCACCTGCTTCCTGCTGTTGAGGAACCTGTTGGAGAGCCCCAAAAGCACACTTATGCTTCTATT TTACGGGTAGCTAAAGGGCAACCCACACAGGCAGTAGCTTCACAGCCTTCTGCTAACAAAAATGCGCCGGTTACTACAGAATGGGATCATACTTCACAGCCCACCACTCAGCAATCAATTATGCCATTTAATTCATTTGAAAGGCCTATAGCAGAGATGGCAGAGGAGGTTCCCACAATGGAGTATGAAG ATGAAATTAGGTCTGTTTATGTGAGAAACTTGCCACCCACGGTATCTGCTTCTGAAATAGAGGAGGAATTCAAGAATTTCGGTAGACTCAGCGACGAGGGTGTGGTCATTAGAAGCCGCAAG GATGTTGGTGTTTGCTATGCATTTGTTGAATTTGAAGATATGACTGGTGTTCAGAACGCAATTAAG GTGGGTTCTCTTCAGATTGCTGGACGACAAGTATACATTGAAGAGCGGAGACCAAACAGCAACATTCCATCTCGGGGAGCAA GACGGGGTAGAGGCAGGGGCAGCTACCAAACAGAGGCACCAAGGGGCCGTTTTGGCTCTCGGGTTTTTGGCAGGGGAAGTGGCTATGATGGGGGTGATCGCGACTATATTAGACCGAGAGGAAATGGTTTCTATCGACCAGGTCCCCGGCAAGACAGAGGGTTCTCAGGCCACCCAGTATCAAGAACTGGACAAAATCCTTCAGACCCCTTTAATTAG
- the LOC133873289 gene encoding uncharacterized protein LOC133873289 → MSDGEEEEEETCNLKQYSSSIYNKMLPRSSSTPHVGTIRDFDYTPSDRHTSKLSFSHCPNLTCSAYHCASQLSECNQEPSSFRSRAFRRAFSDGNLEGLGYTCSNLDEFRNPTTPRNSLFKRNKSMLQSSPSFSIFNSSDESQDEESAPQDPSKGALKRTVTIGESIEGVTGSGEFCFSKKSMSLIQEGKEEEEEGVNEVQNLSFEEAENRPASPRMYLATGLGIDMFGAGVGIGGFDGVDLTVANFDDGSGDVEEYYKRMVDEYPCHPLFLRNYAHVLQSKGDLPGAEEYYSRATLADPEDGEILLQYAKIMWECHRDKDRAFIYFERAAQVAPQDSHILAAYASFLWEIEDGKEEDEAHQDHIQIEEEKHTKELEISTSKEEIELLSPSLHVAAGLAMDVADITADESSKGGNVEEYYKKMVEENPNNPLFLRNYAQFLCQSKGDLRTAEDFYMRAILADPGDGEIISLYAKLVWELHHDKDKALCYFERSVQAAPGDSHVLAAYASFLWETEDEEEGDARPDCIQMPLLHEQAMKAAHA, encoded by the exons AT GTCAGATggtgaggaggaggaggaggagactTGCAATCTGAAGCAATattcttcttcaatatataaTAAGATGCTACCGAGAAGCTCTTCAACCCCACACGTAGGGACCATCAGAGACTTTGACTACACACCGTCCGATCGCCACACCTCCAAACTTTCCTTCTCCCATTGTCCCAACTTGACATGTTCAGCCTATCACTGCGCTTCCCAGTTGTCTGAGTGCAATCAAGAACCCTCCAGCTTTCGCTCCAGAGCCTTTCGACGAGCCTTTTCTGATGGGAACTTGGAAGGCTTGGGCTATACTTGTTCTAACTTAGACGAGTTTCGCAATCCGACTACACCCAGAAATTCTTTGTTTAAACGTAACAAATCAATGTTGCAATCGTCGCCGTCTTTTTCGATATTTAATTCGAGTGACGAGTCTCAAGATGAAGAGAGCGCGCCGCAAGATCCGAGTAAAGGAGCGTTGAAGAGAACTGTGACAATCGGAGAGAGCATAGAAGGAGTAACTGGGTCTGGGGAATTCTGTTTTAGTAAGAAAAGTATGAGCTTGATCCAGGAGGGgaaagaggaggaagaagaaggtgtAAATGAGGTTCAGAATCTGAGTTTTGAAGAAGCAGAAAATAGACCAGCTAGTCCTCGCATGTATCTTGCTACAGGGCTGGGAATTGACATGTTTGGTGCTGGTGTGGGTATTGGCGGTTTCGATGGGGTCGATTTAACTGTGGCCAACTTTGATGATGGTAGCGGCGATGTTGAAGAGTATTATAAGAGGATGGTTGATGAATATCCCTGCCACCCTTTGTTTCTGAGAAACTATGCCCATGTTTTGCAG TCCAAGGGAGACCTTCCAGGAGCGGAGGAATACTATTCTCGTGCTACACTAGCAGATCCTGAAGATGGTGAAATTTTGCTGCAGTATGCTAAAATCATGTGGGAGTGTCATCGTGACAAAGATAGAGCCTTCATTTACTTTGAACGTGCAGCTCAAGTGGCTCCTCAGGATAG CCACATTCTTGCAGCATATGCTAGTTTTCTCTGGGAAATAGAGGATggcaaggaagaagatgaagcacATCAAGATCACATCCAG ATTGAAGAGGAAAAACACACGAAAGAACTTGAAATCTCAACCTCCAAAGAAGAAATTGAATTACTTAGTCCATCCCTACACGTTGCAGCAGGGCTTGCGATGGATGTGGCTGATATTACTGCAGATGAATCCAGCAAGGGTGGCAATGTTGAGGAGTATTATAAGAAGATGGTTGAGGAGAATCCTAACAACCCCTTGTTTCTAAGAAATTATGCTCAGTTCCTGTGCCAG TCCAAGGGAGACCTCCGAACAGCAGAGGATTTTTACATGCGCGCCATACTTGCTGATCCTGGAGATGGTGAAATCATTTCGCTCTATGCTAAATTGGTGTGGGAACTTCATCATGACAAAGATAAAGCGTTGTGCTACTTTGAGAGATCAGTTCAGGCTGCTCCTGGAGATAG CCATGTTCTTGCAGCATATGCTAGTTTCCTCTGGGAAACAGAAGACGAGGAAGAAGGTGATGCAAGGCCCGACTGCATTCAGATGCCTCTTCTCCACGAGCAAGCCATGAAAGCTGCACATGCTTAA
- the LOC133873306 gene encoding 28 kDa ribonucleoprotein, chloroplastic, which produces MAATAAVAVGSSFSSSMNTLKCIRSKHLMPCDPLLRISSTRVLASISHSYRIEQLSVSAIPTKWRLLRISAAVAQEEVAVTAEVDAGLVEEEDKEGEEVILDGEADQGPVGTKLYFGNLPYSVDSAQLAGIIQDFGSPELIEVLYDRDTGRSRGFAFVTMSSIEDCNVVIENLDGKEYMGRTLRVNFSDKPKPKDPLYPETEHKLFVGNLSWSVTAESLTQAFQEYGNVVGARVLYDGETGKSRGYGFVCYSTRSEMETALESLNGVELEGRSMRVSLAQGKRS; this is translated from the exons ATGGCAGCCACTGCAGCCGTGGCTGTTGGCTCATCTTTCTCTTCATCCATGAACACCCTCAAATGTATTCGCTCTAAGCACTTGATGCCATGTGACCCTCTCCTTAGAATCTCATCCACACGCGTGTTAGCATCAATATCTCATTCTTACAGGATCGAACAGCTTTCAGTTAGTGCCATCCCGACCAAGTGGCGGCTGCTGAGGATATCAGCTGCTGTTGCCCAAGAAGAGGTGGCGGTGACAGCTGAGGTGGACGCAGGGTTGGTTGAGGAGGAAGATAAGGAAGGAGAGGAAGTAATATTGGATGGAGAGGCTGATCAGGGTCCTGTGGGTACTAAGCTTTACTTTGGGAATCTGCCTTACAGTGTTGACAGTGCCCAGCTTGCTGGCATAATTCAGGACTTTGGAAGCCCAGAGCTGATTGAG GTTCTCTATGATAGGGATACTGGGAGAAGCAGAGGATTTGCATTTGTGACAATGAGTAGCATTGAAGATTGTAATGTGGTTATTGAAAATCTGGATGGAAAA GAATATATGGGGCGAACCTTGAGGGTGAATTTTTCGGACAAACCTAAACCTAAAGATCCTCTATATCCAGAGACTGAGCACAAGCTTTTTGTTGGGAATTTATCCTGGTCAGTCACAGCTGAGAGTTTGACCCAAGCATTTCAGGAGTATGGGAATGTGGTTGGAGCAAGGGTTCTGTATGATGGGGAGACAGGAAAGTCACGTGGTTATGGCTTTGTATGCTATTCCACAAGATCAGAGATGGAAACTGCCCTTGAATCTCTTAATGGAGTG GAACTTGAAGGGCGATCAATGCGCGTAAGCCTGGCTCAAGGAAAGCGATCATGA
- the LOC133858542 gene encoding uncharacterized protein LOC133858542: MSNILAPFQLLELNIISAQDLANVSRSMRTYAVAWVHPDRKLSTRVDTHGDNNPTWNDKFVFRVDEEFLFSDTSAVMIEIYALHWFRDVHVGTVRVLVGNLIPTPPRFRSHHHGNNQPQIGMRFVALQVRRPSGRPQGILNIGVAVLDSSMRSMPLYSHLNAVGYRHLMGEEDSGIHHGTGSNQTPLSKPSLRRTKSDNSSMIGSELRASELRGAPKSKNGKSSSVVNASEVGHRKKKGRSKASSLISGSDVGKAKRYSKNKKASSLISGSEISRDPAKKGKYGKPSSVVSGSEVAEDPPPKKGEKNGRNGKPSSVLSGSEVAPPKKVVLNETPVIESEIWSESEVEKPKVKLEKAGLNLDFGAPRKATTPIHHARATPKHTRTTPVHTRTTPVHPRSTPVHPRSTPVHPRSTPVHARATPLRTKSFHKFNGLLEYGTGTPRRSGVAEYGATPGRKTAILTESELGPSPSEVAAEMAKAPRVDEEGSSVVGGWSLDESVEGLQSKLERWRTELPPVYDRGEFSSLRSSENRRARRHSDSGNGLFSCFSNICGCECQIVCGGGPGGGSKKGESGRVRRTSSADDVSYL; this comes from the coding sequence ATGTCAAATATTTTAGCCCCGTTCCAGCTACTGGAGCTTAACATCATATCGGCGCAAGACCTGGCCAATGTGTCGCGCTCCATGCGCACCTACGCGGTGGCGTGGGTGCACCCGGACCGGAAGCTCTCGACCCGGGTGGACACCCACGGCGACAACAACCCCACGTGGAACGACAAGTTCGTGTTCCGCGTGGACGAGGAGTTCCTATTCTCCGACACCTCCGCCGTGATGATCGAGATCTACGCGCTCCACTGGTTCCGGGACGTCCACGTGGGCACGGTCCGTGTCCTGGTGGGCAATCTTATACCCACCCCGCCACGGTTCCGATCCCACCACCACGGCAACAACCAGCCCCAGATAGGCATGCGCTTCGTGGCGCTCCAGGTGCGCAGGCCATCGGGGCGGCCCCAGGGGATTCTCAACATTGGCGTGGCGGTGCTCGACAGCTCCATGCGCAGCATGCCTCTCTACTCGCACCTCAACGCCGTCGGATATCGCCACCTCATGGGCGAGGAGGACTCCGGCATTCACCATGGTACTGGCTCCAATCAGACGCCTCTCTCCAAGCCATCTCTCCGGCGCACCAAGAGCGACAACAGCTCCATGATTGGCTCCGAGCTTCGCGCCTCAGAACTCCGAGGGGCCCCGAAAAGTAAAAACGGAAAATCCAGCTCGGTGGTCAACGCGTCCGAAGTGGGGCATAGGAAGAAGAAAGGACGGTCCAAAGCGAGTTCGTTGATCAGCGGCTCAGATGTCGGGAAGGCCAAAAGGTATAGCAAGAACAAGAAGGCCAGCTCGTTAATCAGCGGCTCAGAAATCTCCCGGGACCCAGCGAAGAAGGGTAAATACGGAAAACCAAGTTCGGTTGTCAGCGGCTCGGAAGTTGCCGAGGACCCACCTCCAAAGAAGGGCGAAAAAAACGGTCGTAATGGTAAGCCAAGTTCGGTACTGAGCGGCTCGGAGGTTGCGCCGCCGAAAAAGGTGGTGTTGAATGAAACACCCGTGATAGAATCCGAGATCTGGTCTGAGTCCGAGGTGGAGAAACCGAAAGTGAAGCTGGAGAAAGCGGGTTTGAATTTAGACTTCGGGGCCCCCAGAAAGGCGACCACGCCCATACATCACGCACGTGCGACACCCAAGCACACACGCACCACGCCGGTCCACACTCGTACCACTCCGGTTCACCCTCGCTCCACGCCGGTTCACCCTCGCTCCACGCCGGTTCACCCTCGCTCCACGCCGGTTCATGCACGAGCCACGCCCTTGCGCACAAAGTCCTTCCACAAATTCAACGGGTTGTTGGAGTACGGGACGGGGACGCCGAGGAGGTCGGGCGTGGCGGAGTATGGAGCGACACCGGGGCGGAAGACGGCGATCCTGACGGAGTCAGAACTGGGCCCGTCACCTTCCGAGGTGGCGGCGGAAATGGCGAAGGCGCCGCGGGTGGACGAGGAGGGGAGCTCGGTGGTAGGCGGGTGGAGCCTGGATGAGAGCGTGGAGGGACTGCAGTCGAAGCTGGAGCGGTGGCGAACGGAACTCCCACCAGTGTACGACCGCGGCGAGTTCTCGAGTCTCCGGTCGAGCGAGAACCGCCGCGCGAGGCGCCACTCCGATAGTGGCAATGGCTTGTTCTCCTGCTTCAGCAACATCTGCGGGTGTGAATGCCAGATCGTTTGCGGTGGCGGCCCCGGCGGGGGTAGCAAAAAAGGTGAGAGTGGGCGGGTCCGCCGCACTTCTTCGGCCGATGATGTGAGCTACCTTTAA